One window from the genome of Thermus sediminis encodes:
- the trpB gene encoding tryptophan synthase subunit beta, whose translation MLTLPDFPLPDARGRFGPYGGRYVPETLIPALEEVEAAYREAKRDPAFLAELDYYLKEFAGRPTPLFHAKRLSEYWGGAQVYLKREDLLHTGAHKINNTLGQALLARRMGKRRVIAETGAGQHGVSVATVAALFGLECVVYMGEEDVRRQALNVFRMKLLGAEVRPVAAGSRTLKDATNEAIRDWITNVRTTFYILGSVVGPHPYPMMVRDFQSVIGEEVKRQSLERFGRYPDALIAAVGGGSNAIGLFAPFAYLEGERPRLIGVEAAGEGLSSGRHAASIGAGKRGVLHGSYMYLLYDHDGQITPAHSVSAGLDYPGVGPEHSYYADSGLAEYAGVTDEEALEGFKLLSRLEGILPALESAHAIAYAAKVVPEMGKEEIVVLNLSGRGDKDVTEAMRLLGGEV comes from the coding sequence ATGCTTACCCTGCCGGATTTTCCCCTGCCGGATGCCCGGGGCCGCTTCGGTCCCTACGGGGGGCGGTACGTGCCGGAGACCCTGATCCCGGCCCTCGAGGAGGTGGAGGCCGCCTACCGGGAGGCCAAGCGGGACCCCGCCTTTTTGGCCGAGCTGGACTACTACCTGAAGGAGTTCGCCGGGCGCCCCACCCCCCTCTTCCACGCCAAGAGGCTTTCCGAGTACTGGGGCGGGGCCCAGGTCTACCTGAAGCGGGAGGACCTCCTCCACACCGGGGCCCACAAGATCAACAACACCCTGGGCCAGGCCCTCCTGGCCCGGCGCATGGGCAAGAGGCGGGTCATCGCCGAGACGGGGGCGGGGCAGCACGGGGTCAGCGTGGCCACGGTGGCCGCCCTCTTCGGCCTGGAGTGCGTGGTCTACATGGGGGAGGAGGACGTCAGGCGCCAGGCCCTGAACGTCTTCCGCATGAAGCTCCTGGGGGCCGAGGTGCGCCCGGTGGCCGCGGGGAGCCGCACCCTAAAAGACGCCACCAACGAGGCCATCCGGGACTGGATCACGAACGTGCGCACCACCTTCTACATCCTGGGCTCGGTGGTGGGCCCCCACCCCTACCCCATGATGGTACGGGACTTCCAGAGCGTGATCGGGGAGGAGGTGAAGCGGCAGAGCCTGGAGCGCTTCGGCCGCTACCCCGACGCCCTCATCGCCGCCGTGGGCGGAGGTTCCAACGCCATCGGCCTCTTCGCCCCCTTCGCCTATTTGGAAGGGGAGCGTCCCCGGCTCATCGGGGTGGAGGCGGCGGGGGAGGGGCTCAGTAGCGGGCGGCACGCCGCCAGCATCGGGGCGGGGAAGCGGGGGGTGCTGCACGGGAGCTACATGTACCTCCTCTACGACCACGATGGCCAGATCACCCCGGCCCATTCCGTTTCCGCGGGGCTGGACTACCCCGGGGTGGGGCCGGAGCATAGCTACTACGCCGATTCTGGCCTGGCGGAGTACGCGGGCGTCACCGACGAGGAGGCTTTAGAGGGCTTCAAGCTCCTCTCCCGCCTGGAGGGCATCCTCCCCGCCTTGGAGTCGGCCCACGCCATCGCCTACGCCGCCAAGGTGGTGCCGGAGATGGGGAAGGAAGAGATCGTGGTCCTCAACCTCTCGGGCCGTGGGGACAAGGACGTGACCGAGGCCATGCGCCTCCTAGGGGGGGAGGTATGA
- the trpA gene encoding tryptophan synthase subunit alpha yields the protein MTTGEAFARAQAQGRAALIPYLTAGFPSREGFLEAVEEVLPFADLLEIGLPYSDPLGDGPVIQRASEVALKKGMSVQGVLELIKEVRSLTDKPLFLMTYLNPVLAWGPERFLSLFKGAGATGLILPDLPPDEDPHLVRLAQEIGLETVFLLAPTSTEGRIRTVTRYATGFVYAVSVTGVTGMRERLPEEVRDLVARIRAATPFPVALGFGVSGRATAEQAALADGVVVGSALIQALEAGRPLRPLLEEIREGLRRPVPS from the coding sequence ATGACCACGGGGGAGGCCTTCGCCAGGGCCCAGGCCCAGGGCCGGGCCGCCCTCATCCCCTACCTCACCGCGGGCTTCCCCAGCCGGGAGGGCTTCTTGGAGGCGGTGGAGGAGGTCCTGCCCTTTGCCGACCTCCTGGAGATCGGCCTGCCCTACTCCGACCCCCTAGGGGACGGCCCCGTGATCCAGCGGGCGAGCGAGGTGGCCCTGAAGAAGGGGATGAGCGTTCAGGGGGTATTGGAGCTCATCAAGGAGGTGCGCTCCCTGACGGACAAGCCCCTCTTCCTCATGACCTACCTGAACCCCGTCCTGGCCTGGGGGCCGGAGCGTTTCCTTAGCCTCTTCAAGGGGGCCGGGGCCACGGGCCTCATCCTTCCCGACCTCCCCCCGGACGAGGACCCCCATCTGGTGCGCCTGGCCCAGGAGATCGGCCTGGAGACCGTCTTCCTCCTGGCCCCCACCTCCACAGAGGGGCGCATCCGGACCGTGACCCGGTACGCCACGGGCTTCGTCTACGCCGTCTCCGTGACCGGGGTCACGGGGATGCGGGAAAGGCTTCCCGAGGAGGTGCGGGACCTGGTGGCCCGGATCCGGGCAGCCACCCCCTTCCCCGTGGCCCTGGGCTTCGGGGTCTCGGGGCGGGCCACCGCCGAGCAGGCGGCGCTAGCGGACGGGGTGGTGGTGGGAAGCGCCCTCATCCAGGCCCTCGAGGCGGGCCGCCCCCTTAGGCCCCTCTTGGAGGAGATCCGGGAAGGGCTCAGGCGGCCCGTCCCCTCCTGA
- a CDS encoding CofH family radical SAM protein, producing MQGMDVLEKAVAGERLSAGEVLRLFDLPLPELAAAAHEVRLRKADPQVVTFLIDRNINYTNICTVACAFCAFYRTKRQKDAYTLSFEEIAEKVVELYGVGGRRILLQGGVNPELPLEWYLDLLRYLKGRFPDLRIDAFSPEEILGLERLTGLRAEALLERLKEAGLDGMPGAGAEILVDEVRLKAAPARIKTQDWYRIVDAAQALGLYTLASMVIGFGEGKEERTAHLLGLRAQQDRALERYGNGFSAFALWTLQVEHTRLKGKAPGATAHEYLKTLSVARLALDNFAHFQASWPTLGFKVAQAALYYGADDFGSTMLEENVVSAAGGHGRTHATVREIVRHIVDAGFRPAERDPLYRILRYPDPKAILEAPLELPMA from the coding sequence ATGCAAGGCATGGACGTCCTGGAGAAGGCCGTGGCCGGGGAGAGGCTTTCGGCTGGGGAGGTCCTAAGGCTCTTTGACCTCCCCCTCCCCGAGCTCGCCGCCGCCGCCCACGAGGTGCGCCTCAGGAAGGCCGACCCCCAGGTGGTCACCTTCCTCATAGACCGCAACATCAACTACACCAATATTTGCACCGTGGCCTGCGCCTTCTGCGCCTTCTACCGCACCAAGAGGCAGAAGGATGCCTACACCCTAAGCTTTGAGGAGATTGCGGAGAAGGTGGTGGAGCTCTACGGGGTGGGGGGAAGGCGGATCCTCCTCCAGGGCGGGGTGAACCCCGAGCTTCCCCTGGAGTGGTACCTGGACCTCCTCCGGTACCTAAAGGGGCGCTTCCCCGACCTGCGCATAGACGCCTTCAGCCCCGAGGAGATCCTGGGCTTGGAGAGGCTCACCGGGCTCAGGGCCGAGGCCCTGCTGGAGCGGCTCAAGGAGGCGGGCCTGGACGGGATGCCGGGGGCGGGGGCGGAGATCCTGGTGGACGAGGTGCGGCTCAAGGCAGCCCCTGCCCGCATCAAGACCCAGGACTGGTACCGGATCGTGGACGCCGCCCAGGCCCTGGGCCTCTACACCCTGGCCAGCATGGTCATCGGCTTCGGGGAGGGGAAGGAGGAGCGCACCGCCCACCTCCTGGGCCTGAGGGCCCAGCAGGACCGGGCCCTGGAGCGCTACGGCAACGGCTTTTCCGCCTTCGCCCTTTGGACGCTTCAGGTGGAGCACACCCGCCTCAAGGGGAAGGCCCCGGGGGCCACGGCCCACGAGTACCTGAAGACCCTGAGCGTGGCCCGCCTCGCCCTGGACAACTTCGCCCACTTCCAGGCCTCCTGGCCCACCCTGGGCTTCAAGGTGGCCCAGGCCGCCCTTTACTACGGGGCAGACGACTTCGGAAGCACCATGCTGGAGGAGAACGTGGTCTCGGCGGCGGGGGGCCACGGGCGCACCCACGCCACGGTGCGGGAGATCGTGCGCCACATCGTGGATGCGGGGTTCCGGCCCGCGGAAAGGGACCCGCTTTACCGCATCCTCCGCTACCCGGACCCCAAGGCCATCCTGGAGGCGCCCCTGGAGCTCCCCATGGCCTGA
- a CDS encoding chromate transporter, whose translation MRALEVFRVFLGLGLTSFGGPLAHLGYFHQALVRRRG comes from the coding sequence GTGCGGGCCTTGGAGGTCTTTCGGGTCTTCTTGGGGCTGGGCCTCACCTCCTTCGGCGGGCCCCTGGCCCACCTTGGCTACTTCCACCAGGCCCTGGTCCGGCGCCGGGGCTAG
- a CDS encoding adenosine diphosphatase has protein sequence MELRVVPIEKPENLNVILGQAHFIKTVEDLHEALVTAVPGIRFGLAFSEASGKRLIRRSGTDEALTELAVKNLLNLACGHAFLIVLGEGFYPINVLHAVKACPEVVRIFAATANPLKVVVAEEGEQRAILGVMDGFKPLGVEDEAEVAWRKDLLRRFGYKL, from the coding sequence ATGGAACTTAGGGTCGTCCCCATAGAGAAGCCGGAGAACCTGAACGTGATCCTGGGCCAGGCCCACTTCATCAAGACGGTGGAGGACCTGCACGAGGCCCTGGTGACCGCCGTCCCCGGCATCCGGTTTGGCCTCGCCTTTTCCGAGGCCAGCGGCAAGCGCCTCATCCGCCGGTCGGGCACGGACGAGGCCCTGACCGAACTCGCGGTAAAGAACCTCCTTAACCTGGCCTGCGGGCACGCCTTCCTCATCGTCCTGGGCGAGGGGTTTTACCCCATCAACGTTCTCCATGCGGTGAAGGCCTGCCCGGAGGTGGTCCGGATCTTTGCTGCCACAGCCAACCCCCTGAAGGTGGTGGTGGCCGAGGAGGGGGAGCAAAGGGCCATCCTGGGGGTGATGGACGGCTTCAAGCCCCTGGGGGTGGAGGACGAGGCCGAGGTGGCCTGGCGCAAGGACCTCCTCCGCCGCTTCGGCTACAAGCTATAA
- the bcp gene encoding thioredoxin-dependent thiol peroxidase, with translation MPGMEGTLAPEFALPDQEGKVHRLSDYRGRWVVLYFYPKDDTPGCTKEACGFRDRMGDLQVLGAVVLGVSADDVESHRRFAEKYGLNFPLLADPERQAILAYGAWGKKNLYGKEYEGVLRQTFLIDPEGQVAKVWRKVSPEGHAEEVAEALKVLQKGT, from the coding sequence ATGCCGGGCATGGAAGGCACTTTAGCCCCCGAGTTCGCCCTGCCCGACCAGGAAGGCAAGGTCCACCGTCTTTCCGACTACCGGGGCCGGTGGGTGGTCCTCTACTTCTACCCCAAGGACGACACCCCTGGGTGCACCAAGGAGGCCTGCGGCTTCCGGGACCGCATGGGGGACCTTCAGGTCCTTGGGGCCGTGGTGCTGGGGGTTTCCGCCGACGACGTGGAGAGCCACCGCCGCTTCGCCGAGAAGTACGGCCTGAACTTCCCCCTCCTCGCCGACCCCGAGCGCCAGGCCATCCTGGCCTACGGGGCTTGGGGGAAGAAGAACCTCTACGGTAAGGAGTACGAGGGGGTGCTGCGCCAAACCTTCCTTATAGACCCCGAGGGGCAGGTAGCCAAGGTGTGGCGCAAGGTCTCCCCAGAGGGCCACGCGGAGGAGGTGGCTGAGGCCCTCAAGGTCCTCCAGAAGGGGACGTGA
- the rpiA gene encoding ribose-5-phosphate isomerase RpiA → MERPLEVYKKEAAHAAVAYVQDGMVVGLGTGSTARYAILELARRLREGELRGVRGVPTSEATRDLALREGIPLIDLPPEGVDLALDGADEIAPDLALIKGLGGALLREKIVESVAKEFIVIADHTKKVPVLGRGVVPVEIIPFGHQATLRAIARLGGEPALRMDGDEFYFTEGGHLIADCRFGPIGDPLGLHRALLEIPGVVETGLFVGLATRALIGGPMGVEELSP, encoded by the coding sequence GTGGAGAGGCCCCTCGAGGTCTACAAGAAGGAGGCCGCCCACGCCGCCGTCGCCTACGTGCAAGACGGCATGGTGGTGGGCCTGGGCACCGGCTCCACTGCCCGTTACGCCATCCTCGAGCTCGCCCGCCGCCTCCGGGAGGGGGAGCTTAGGGGGGTTAGGGGCGTCCCCACCTCCGAGGCCACCCGGGACCTGGCCCTGAGGGAGGGGATCCCCCTCATAGACCTCCCCCCGGAGGGGGTGGACCTGGCCCTTGACGGGGCGGACGAGATCGCCCCCGACCTCGCCCTCATCAAGGGCCTGGGGGGAGCCCTTTTGCGGGAGAAGATCGTGGAGAGCGTGGCCAAGGAGTTCATCGTCATCGCCGATCACACCAAGAAGGTCCCGGTCCTGGGCCGGGGGGTGGTGCCGGTGGAGATCATCCCCTTTGGCCACCAGGCTACCCTGAGGGCCATCGCCCGCCTGGGGGGGGAGCCAGCGCTTCGCATGGACGGGGACGAGTTCTACTTCACCGAGGGCGGCCACCTCATCGCCGACTGCCGCTTCGGCCCCATCGGCGACCCCTTGGGCCTGCACAGGGCCCTCCTGGAGATCCCCGGCGTGGTGGAGACCGGGCTTTTCGTGGGCCTGGCCACCCGGGCCCTGATCGGCGGGCCTATGGGGGTGGAGGAGCTCTCGCCGTGA
- the metG gene encoding methionine--tRNA ligase, producing MEKVFYVTTPIYYVNAEPHLGHAYTTVVADFLARWHRLDGYQTHFLTGTDEHGETVYRAAERAGEDPKAFVERVSERFRKAWELLGIAYDDFIRTTEERHKEVVRLVLKKVYEAGDIYYGEYEGLYCVSCERFYTEKELSEGLCPVHGRPVERRREGNYFFRMERYRDWLLDYLQAHPDLIRPEGYRNEVLAMLAEPIGDLSISRPKSRVPWGIPLPWDEGHVTYVWFDALLNYVSALGYPKGERYQAFWPHAWHLIGKDILKPHAVFWPTMLKAAGLPMYRHLNVGGFLLGPDGRKMSKTLGNVVDPFALLERYGRDALRYYLLREIPYGQDTPVSEEALRTRYEADLADDLGNLVQRTRAMLLRFAEGRIPEPASGEELEEGTGLAARLRPLVRELKFHVALEEAMAYVKGLNRYLNERRPWELHKKDPKEAQAVLYRVVEGLRIASILLTPAMPDKMAELRRALGLEEEVRLEDAERWGLSRPRPIPEEAPVLFPKGKEERVEATQRKTISLEEFAKVELRVAQVVAAERHPNADRLLVLRLSLGNEERTVVSGIAQWYRPEDLVGRKVVLVANLKPTKLRGVESQGMILAAQEGEDLVLVTVDGDIPAGAVVK from the coding sequence ATGGAGAAGGTCTTCTACGTGACCACTCCCATCTACTACGTGAACGCCGAGCCCCACTTGGGCCACGCCTACACCACGGTGGTGGCCGATTTCCTGGCCCGCTGGCACCGCCTAGACGGCTACCAGACCCACTTCCTCACGGGCACGGACGAGCACGGGGAGACGGTCTACCGGGCGGCGGAAAGGGCAGGGGAGGACCCCAAGGCCTTCGTGGAGCGGGTTTCGGAGCGTTTCCGCAAGGCCTGGGAGCTCCTGGGCATCGCCTACGACGACTTCATCCGCACCACGGAGGAGAGGCACAAGGAAGTGGTGCGGCTGGTCCTGAAGAAGGTCTACGAGGCCGGGGACATCTACTACGGGGAGTACGAGGGGCTTTACTGCGTCTCCTGCGAGCGCTTCTACACGGAGAAGGAGCTCTCCGAAGGCCTGTGCCCCGTCCACGGCCGCCCCGTGGAAAGGAGGCGGGAGGGGAACTACTTCTTCCGCATGGAGAGGTACCGGGACTGGCTCCTGGACTACCTCCAGGCCCATCCCGACCTCATCCGCCCCGAGGGGTATAGGAACGAGGTCCTCGCCATGCTCGCCGAGCCCATCGGGGATCTCTCCATCTCCCGGCCCAAGTCCCGGGTCCCCTGGGGCATCCCCCTGCCCTGGGATGAGGGCCACGTGACCTACGTGTGGTTTGACGCCCTCCTCAACTACGTTTCCGCCCTGGGCTACCCCAAGGGGGAGAGGTACCAGGCCTTCTGGCCCCACGCCTGGCACCTCATCGGCAAGGACATCCTCAAGCCCCACGCCGTCTTCTGGCCCACCATGCTGAAGGCGGCGGGCCTCCCCATGTACCGCCACCTGAACGTGGGGGGGTTCCTCCTGGGGCCGGACGGGCGCAAGATGTCCAAGACCCTGGGGAACGTGGTGGACCCCTTCGCCCTCCTGGAGCGGTACGGGCGGGACGCCCTCCGCTACTACCTCCTTAGGGAGATCCCCTACGGCCAGGACACCCCGGTGAGCGAGGAGGCCCTGAGGACCCGGTACGAGGCGGACCTGGCCGACGACCTGGGGAACCTGGTCCAGCGCACCCGGGCCATGCTCCTCCGCTTCGCCGAGGGGCGCATCCCCGAGCCCGCTTCAGGGGAGGAGCTGGAGGAGGGGACGGGGCTTGCGGCGCGCCTGAGGCCCTTGGTGCGGGAGCTTAAATTCCACGTGGCCCTCGAGGAGGCCATGGCCTACGTGAAGGGGCTCAACCGCTACCTCAACGAGAGGCGGCCCTGGGAGCTCCACAAGAAGGACCCCAAGGAGGCCCAGGCGGTCCTCTACCGGGTGGTGGAGGGCTTGAGGATTGCCTCCATCCTCCTTACCCCCGCCATGCCGGACAAGATGGCGGAGCTTAGGCGGGCCCTAGGCCTCGAGGAGGAGGTGCGCCTGGAGGACGCCGAGCGCTGGGGGCTTTCCAGGCCCAGGCCCATCCCCGAAGAGGCCCCGGTCCTCTTCCCCAAGGGGAAGGAGGAGAGGGTGGAAGCGACGCAAAGGAAAACGATCAGCCTGGAGGAGTTCGCCAAGGTGGAGCTCCGCGTAGCCCAGGTGGTGGCCGCCGAGAGGCACCCGAACGCCGACCGCCTTTTGGTCCTTAGGCTTTCCTTGGGGAACGAGGAGCGCACCGTGGTCTCCGGGATCGCCCAGTGGTACCGCCCCGAGGACCTTGTGGGGAGGAAGGTGGTCCTGGTGGCCAACCTCAAGCCCACCAAGCTCCGGGGCGTGGAGAGCCAGGGCATGATCCTGGCGGCCCAGGAGGGGGAGGACCTGGTCCTGGTGACCGTGGACGGGGACATCCCCGCCGGGGCGGTCGTCAAGTAA
- a CDS encoding S41 family peptidase — protein MKRNAWLIAGLGILAALVYAQLPRPQAESLLQNANGQALLEVYQRIQQDYLEPLPRERLNALLEGAIGGMISSLKDPFTSYSPPQRASLRQEDLRGEFFGIGATLSPANPDGTGARIIGVMSGLPAQRAGMRAGDVILEVDGEDVTGLPLQEVVARIRGREGTKVTVKVRREGVPAPLVFELIRERVEIIAVSTGRIGDVGYIALETFGNFRVEDQLKKAIEELKAQGIRKLIFDLRDNSGGLLDQGCAVASAFLREGPIVYTRTRNLTRVWCEASGRPLWDGPMVVLVNGNSASASEIVAGALQDYGRAQVIGERTFGKGVGQTPYTLANGGELTLVTFEWLTPKRRAINKEGLKPDIEVKDTRLPTPFSIQGVGAPPGAEVTVTVNGRTVRMEADAEGKFSYAEPQRQRPLPEERGRAVLDLEEDAILRKALEVLNGR, from the coding sequence ATGAAGCGGAACGCGTGGCTCATCGCGGGGTTGGGGATCCTGGCCGCCCTAGTCTACGCCCAGCTCCCCCGCCCCCAGGCGGAAAGCCTCCTGCAGAACGCCAACGGTCAGGCCCTTCTGGAGGTCTACCAAAGGATCCAGCAGGACTACCTGGAGCCCTTGCCTAGGGAAAGGTTGAACGCCCTTCTGGAAGGCGCCATTGGGGGTATGATCTCCTCCCTGAAGGACCCCTTCACCAGTTACTCCCCCCCCCAGCGGGCAAGCCTCCGTCAAGAGGACCTCCGGGGGGAGTTCTTCGGCATCGGGGCCACCCTCTCCCCCGCCAACCCCGACGGCACCGGGGCCAGGATCATCGGGGTGATGAGCGGGCTTCCCGCCCAGAGGGCCGGGATGCGGGCAGGGGATGTGATCCTCGAGGTGGACGGGGAGGACGTGACGGGCCTTCCCCTGCAGGAGGTGGTGGCCCGCATCCGGGGCCGGGAGGGGACCAAGGTCACCGTCAAGGTGCGCCGGGAAGGCGTGCCCGCTCCTTTGGTCTTTGAGCTGATCCGGGAGAGGGTGGAGATTATCGCCGTTTCCACCGGGAGGATCGGGGACGTGGGCTACATCGCCCTGGAGACCTTCGGCAACTTCAGGGTGGAGGACCAGCTCAAGAAGGCCATCGAGGAGCTGAAGGCCCAAGGGATCAGGAAGCTCATCTTTGACCTCCGGGACAACTCCGGAGGCCTCCTAGACCAAGGGTGCGCCGTGGCCAGCGCCTTCCTCCGGGAGGGGCCCATCGTCTACACCCGCACCCGGAACCTCACCCGGGTCTGGTGCGAGGCCTCGGGCAGGCCCCTCTGGGACGGCCCCATGGTGGTCCTGGTGAACGGGAACTCCGCTTCCGCTAGCGAGATCGTGGCCGGGGCCCTGCAGGACTACGGCCGGGCCCAGGTGATCGGGGAGAGGACCTTCGGCAAAGGGGTGGGCCAGACTCCCTACACCCTGGCCAACGGGGGGGAGCTCACCCTGGTCACCTTTGAGTGGCTCACGCCCAAGCGCCGGGCCATCAACAAGGAAGGCTTGAAGCCGGACATTGAGGTCAAGGACACCAGGCTGCCTACCCCCTTCTCCATCCAGGGGGTGGGGGCTCCGCCGGGGGCGGAGGTGACTGTGACCGTGAACGGCAGGACGGTGAGGATGGAGGCCGACGCCGAGGGCAAGTTCAGCTACGCCGAGCCCCAGCGCCAGCGCCCCCTGCCCGAGGAAAGGGGCCGGGCGGTCTTGGATCTGGAGGAGGACGCTATCCTCAGAAAGGCCCTGGAAGTGCTAAACGGGCGGTAG
- the ftsE gene encoding cell division ATP-binding protein FtsE, producing MIAFHRVSLEYPRTGTKALYGVSLEVRKGEFVYVVGHSGAGKSTLLAIILRRLVPTQGAVYFAGQNLKALRGDGIALHRRRIGMVFQDHRLLSDMTVEENLAFVLQVQGVPPKEWPERIATALRRVGLVHKKRAFPEELSVGEAQRVALARAFLMDPPVILADEPTGNLDPENALQVLEILKAAHQRGATVVVATHSRELLEAYPARVVVLRAGQVVRDERPGEGGSMRVRESPSRGGKEET from the coding sequence ATGATCGCCTTCCACCGGGTGAGCCTCGAGTACCCCCGCACGGGGACCAAGGCCCTTTACGGGGTGAGCCTCGAGGTCAGAAAGGGGGAGTTCGTCTACGTGGTGGGCCACTCCGGGGCGGGGAAGTCCACCCTCCTCGCCATCATCCTTAGGCGGCTCGTGCCCACCCAGGGGGCGGTCTACTTCGCGGGGCAGAACCTGAAGGCCCTAAGAGGGGACGGGATTGCCCTCCACCGCCGCCGCATCGGCATGGTCTTCCAGGACCACCGCCTCCTTTCGGACATGACCGTGGAGGAAAACCTGGCCTTCGTCCTCCAGGTCCAGGGGGTACCCCCAAAGGAGTGGCCGGAACGCATCGCCACCGCTTTGCGCCGGGTGGGCCTGGTCCACAAGAAGCGGGCCTTCCCCGAGGAGCTTTCCGTGGGGGAGGCCCAGCGGGTGGCCCTGGCCCGGGCCTTCCTCATGGATCCCCCGGTGATCCTGGCCGACGAGCCCACGGGCAACCTGGACCCCGAAAACGCCCTCCAGGTCTTGGAGATCCTCAAGGCGGCCCACCAGAGAGGGGCCACGGTGGTGGTGGCCACCCACAGCCGAGAGCTCTTGGAGGCCTACCCGGCCCGGGTGGTGGTGCTGAGGGCAGGCCAGGTGGTGCGGGACGAGCGTCCCGGAGAAGGTGGTAGCATGAGGGTAAGGGAAAGCCCTAGCCGGGGCGGAAAGGAGGAGACATGA
- the hpf gene encoding ribosome hibernation-promoting factor, HPF/YfiA family — protein sequence MNVYKLIGRNLEITDAIRGYVEKKLSRLDRYQNGELMAKVVLSLANSPHVGRKAKAEVQLDLPGGLVRVEEEDQDLYAAIDRMVDRLETQLKRFRERRFVGKRHSYQGPPPPEVRDLEALRKPEEEEGPQIVRVKRFEMRPMDPEEAVFQMEALGHDFFVFRNAQTEEINVVYRRRDGNYGLIEPA from the coding sequence ATGAACGTCTACAAGCTCATCGGCCGCAACCTGGAGATCACCGACGCCATCCGGGGCTACGTGGAGAAGAAGCTTTCCCGGCTGGACCGCTACCAAAACGGCGAGCTTATGGCCAAGGTGGTCCTCTCCCTGGCGAATAGCCCTCACGTGGGGCGCAAGGCCAAGGCCGAGGTCCAGCTGGACCTCCCCGGGGGGCTGGTGCGGGTGGAGGAGGAGGACCAGGACCTCTACGCCGCCATTGACCGCATGGTGGATCGGCTGGAGACCCAGCTTAAGCGCTTTCGGGAGCGCCGCTTTGTGGGCAAGCGCCACTCCTACCAGGGTCCTCCTCCCCCCGAGGTGCGGGACCTCGAGGCCCTGCGCAAGCCCGAGGAGGAGGAAGGCCCCCAGATCGTCCGGGTCAAGCGCTTTGAGATGAGGCCCATGGACCCGGAGGAGGCGGTTTTCCAGATGGAGGCCCTGGGGCACGACTTCTTTGTTTTCCGCAACGCCCAGACCGAGGAGATCAACGTGGTCTACCGCCGGAGGGACGGGAACTACGGCCTCATCGAGCCCGCCTGA
- a CDS encoding murein hydrolase activator EnvC family protein: MGHLAVGQDLPAQERRVRDLEAEIARAQRLEREAQARIQALNRELARLSQRVENLLREKERLEGEIARLERERADLRREIARLEGAVREVEARIQKLEGDLAALKKRLEGLMRSLHRERAGRYLPLLRAESFTDLAVRARWVGYISQQDADLVRRFQATLKALTEERERLRLLLADLSAKERSLGQTQARLEGERGNLLSTLAALRREEEGNRALLRAALSERERLQGALAQMQARVLAERQRLQELRRQEEERRRQEEQRRRQAALRPPQVVIPPPPLPAAVGRLAFPVPGGRVAVPYGQEGAFQVIAGPGPGSPVQAAAEGYVAGILFLPNLGYTVMLVHTERLSTVYTNLQEPLVAEGQRVSRGQLLGHTGGGLLIRPEELEFRVAVRVGGETRFVDPSAYY, from the coding sequence ATGGGCCATCTGGCCGTGGGGCAGGACCTTCCCGCCCAGGAGAGGCGGGTGCGGGACCTCGAGGCCGAGATCGCCCGGGCACAGAGGCTGGAGAGGGAGGCCCAAGCCCGCATCCAGGCGCTCAACCGGGAGCTGGCCCGCCTCTCCCAAAGGGTAGAGAACCTCCTCCGGGAAAAGGAGCGCCTGGAAGGGGAGATCGCCCGTCTGGAGAGGGAACGGGCGGACCTCCGCCGGGAGATCGCCCGCCTGGAGGGGGCGGTGCGCGAGGTCGAGGCCCGCATCCAGAAGCTAGAGGGGGATCTGGCCGCGCTCAAGAAGCGCCTCGAGGGCCTCATGCGAAGCCTCCACCGGGAGCGGGCTGGGCGCTACCTTCCCCTCCTCCGGGCCGAGTCCTTCACCGACCTGGCCGTGCGGGCCAGGTGGGTGGGGTACATCTCCCAGCAGGACGCCGACCTGGTGCGCCGCTTCCAGGCCACCCTCAAGGCCCTGACAGAGGAGAGGGAGCGCCTTCGCCTCCTCCTTGCCGACCTCTCGGCCAAGGAGAGGAGCCTGGGGCAAACCCAGGCCAGGCTGGAAGGGGAGCGGGGGAATCTGCTTTCTACCCTGGCGGCCTTGCGCCGGGAAGAGGAGGGCAATAGAGCCCTCCTACGGGCCGCCCTAAGCGAGCGGGAACGCCTGCAAGGCGCCCTGGCCCAGATGCAGGCCCGGGTCCTGGCGGAAAGGCAACGCCTCCAGGAACTCAGGCGGCAGGAGGAGGAAAGGCGGCGCCAGGAGGAGCAGAGGCGGCGGCAGGCCGCCCTGAGGCCCCCCCAGGTGGTGATCCCTCCCCCTCCCCTCCCCGCCGCCGTGGGCCGCCTGGCCTTCCCCGTACCCGGGGGGAGGGTGGCCGTGCCCTACGGTCAAGAGGGGGCCTTCCAGGTGATCGCCGGGCCGGGACCAGGCAGCCCGGTGCAGGCGGCCGCCGAAGGGTATGTGGCCGGCATCCTCTTCCTGCCCAACCTGGGGTACACGGTGATGCTGGTGCACACGGAAAGGCTATCCACCGTCTACACCAACCTGCAGGAACCCCTGGTGGCCGAGGGGCAGCGGGTGAGCCGAGGCCAGCTTCTGGGCCACACTGGGGGCGGCCTCCTCATCCGCCCCGAGGAGCTGGAGTTCCGGGTAGCGGTGCGGGTGGGCGGGGAAACCCGCTTTGTGGACCCCTCAGCCTACTACTGA